Below is a window of Streptomyces sp. WMMB303 DNA.
GAGGCCACGACCACGCGCGCACCGCTCTCGGTGAGCTTCCGGATCGTGGGGACGGCGGCCCGGATCCGGCCGTCGTCGGTGATGGTGTCGCCGTCGAGCGGGACGTTGAGGTCGGCGCGGACGAAGACCCGCTTGCCGGACACGCCCTCGGCGACGAGTTCGTCGATCGTCTTCATGGATGGCTCCTGTCGTGGGCCCGGGGAACCGGCCCCGGGAGTACACAGCGCACGAGGCATGGGACAGGGCTCGTGCGCCGTGCACGAGCCCTGTCCGTCACCTCTGTCCGCCCGGGTTCAGAGCTGGGAGCCGACGTAGCTGGTGAGGTCGACCAGCCGGTTGGAGTAGCCCCACTCGTTGTCGTACCAACCGATGATCTTGGCCTGGTTGCCGTCGACCATGGTGAGCGAGGCGTCGAAGGTGCAGGACGGCGGCTGGTTGACGATGTCCGAGGAGACGATCTGGTCCTCGGTGTAGTCGACGATGCCCTGCAGCCGGCCGTCGGCGGCCTTCTTGAAGGCGGCGTTGATCTCGTCCTTGGTGGTCTCGCGCTTGAGGTCGAGCACCAGGTCGATGACCGAACCGGTGGGGACCGGCACGCGCATGGAGATGCCGTCCAGCCGGCCCTTGAGGTGCGGGAGGACCAGCGCGGTGGCCTTCGCGGCACCGGTGGTGGTCGGAATGATGTTCTCCGCGGCGGCCCGGGCGCGGCGCAGGTCCTTGTGCGGGAAGTCCAGGATGCGCTGGTCGTTGGTGTAGGCGTGCACCGTGGTCATCAGACCGCGCTCGATACCGAAGCTCTCGTCCATGATCTTGGCCATCGGCGCCACGCAGTTGGTGGTGCAGGAGGCATTGGAGATCACGTCGTGCCGGGCGGGGTCGTACTTGTCCTCGTTGACGCCCATCACCACGGTGATGTCCTCCTCCTTGGCCGGAGCCGAGATGAGGACCTTCTTCGCGCCCGCGGAAAGGTGCTTGGCGGCGTCGTCGCGCTTGGTGAAGATACCGGTGGACTCGATCACGATGTCGGCGCCCAGCTCGCCCCACGGAAGGTTGGCCGGGTCCTTCTCCGCCATCGTCCTGAAGGTCTGCTTGCCGACCGTGATGGTGTCCTCGGTGTGGCCGACCTGGTAGGGCAGCCGGCCGAGAACACTGTCGTACTTGAGCAGATGCACCAGTGTGGCGTTGTCGGTCAGGTCGTTGACACCGACGATCTGAATGTCCGCACCCTGGTCCAGCAGCGCGCGGAAGTAGTTACGGCCGATACGGCCGAAGCCGTTGATGCCTACGCGGATCGTCACGAACCGATCTCCTCGCTAGGTACGCCGGTCAGGAAACCGGCGAGGGCTGTTTGGGATGTCCCCGACCGACTCCGACCCTACCTCTCCGGCAGGGCGGAAATCACATCGGCCGGACGGACCGGAAACCGTCTGAACCCGCCGCTCAGTCGAGCATTTACCCGCTCGTCGGACGAGTTTTCCCGCCCTTCTCAGACGAGCATTTCCCCGCTCATCAGCCAACCATTTCCTCGGACAGATTCGATTCCGTTCCCGGAATTCCAAGATCCTGCGCGCGCTTGTCCGCCATGGCCAGCAGCCGCCGGATCCGCCCGGCCACCGCATCCTTGGTCAGCGGGGGGTCGGCGAGAGCGCCCAGCTCCTCCAGCGACGCCTGCTTGTGCTCCATCCGCAGCCGCCCGGCGGCGGCCAGATGCTCGGGGACCTCCTCACCGAGGATCTCCAGCGCCCGCTGCACCCGGGCACCCGCGGCGACCGCGGCCCGCGCCGAGCGGCGCAGGTTGGCGTCGTCGAAGTTGGCGAGCCGGTTCGCGGTGGCCCGCACCTCGCGGCGCATCCGCCGCTCCTCCCAGGCCAGCACCGACTCGTGGGCACCGAGCCTCGTCAACAGCGCGCCGATCGCATCACCGTCACGGACGACGACCCGGTCCACCCCGCGCACCTCGCGCGCCTTGGCGGCGATCTGCAGCCTGCGCGCCGCACCGACGAGGGCCAGCGCCGCCTCCGGGCCGGGGCAGGTGACCTCCAGCGAGGAGCTGCGCCCCGGCTCGGTCAGCGAGCCGTGTGCCAGGAACGCGCCGCGCCAGGCGGCCTCCGCGTCGCAGGTGGCCCCCGAGACCACCTGCGGGGGCAGCCCTCTGATCGGGCGCCCGCGACTGTCGACGAGTCCGGTCTGCCGGGCGAGCTGGTCACCGCCGGCAACCACCCGGACGACGTAGCGGCTGTTGCGCCGGAGTCCGCTGGGGGCCATCACCACCAGGTCGGAGGAGTGCCCGAAGATCTCCAGGATGTCCTTGCGCAGCCGCCGGGCGGCGATCCCGGTGTCCAGCTCCGCCTCGATCACGATCCGCCCGCTCACCAGGTGCAGCCCACCCGCGAAGCGCAGGATCGACGAGACCTCTGACTTCCGGCAGCAGGTCCGGGTGACGGGGAGCCGGGAGATCTCGTCCTTCACCGCAGGCGTCATCGCCATGGGCCGATCCTTCCATGCATCCGAAAAATACGGTCGTACGCGGCGGCCAGCAGCTCCGGGTCGTGCCGGGGAGTCCCCTCCCCGGACTCCGTCCGGGCGGCGCCCCCGGCTGCCGCTACGGGCGCCAGCTCGACCCTCCCGCCGAGCTGATCGGCGGCCTCGCTCAGGGAGTCCTGGTCGGGTACGGCATCCTGGTCGGCCAGCACCACGTCGAAGGTGAGTTTAGGGGCGTGTCGCCCCAAAACCTCCAAATGACGTTGCGGGGAAAAACCATCCGTTTCCCCCGGCTGCGGAGCGAGGTTGAGCGAGAGGACCTTTCGGGCCTTCGTCTCGGTCAGCGCCTCCAGCAGCTCCGGCACCAGCAGATGCGGGATGACGGAGGAGAACCAGGAGCCGGGCCCCAGCACCACCCAGTCGGCGTCCAGGACCGCGCGGACGGCCTCGGACACGGCCGGCGGGTCGCTGGGCACCAGGTGCACCTCCTGGACCTCGCCGCGAGTGAGCGCGACGGTGGCCTGGCCCCGTACGATCGACAGCTCGTCGGGGCGCGCGGGGTCATGCCCGCGCACGCTGGCGCGCAACTCCAGCGGCACGGCGGACATCGGCAGCACCCGGCCGTGCGCGCCCAGCAGCTTGCCGACCAGGTCGAGCGCCTGGACGTGGTCGCCGAGCTGCTCCCACAGCGCCACGATCAGCAGATTTCCGACCGCGTGTTCGTGCAGGTCGCCGCGGCTCTCGAAGCGGTGCTGGACGACCTGGGCCCAGGTGCGGCCCCACTCGTCGTCGCCGCACAGCGCCGCGAGGGCCTTGCGCAGGTCTCCGGGGGGCAGCACCCCCAGCTCGTCGCGGAGCCGCCCGCTGGAGCCGCCGTCGTCGGCGACGGTGACCACCGCGGTGAGGTCGCCGGTGATCCGGCGCAGCGCCGTCAGCGAGGCCGACAGGCCCATGCCGCCGCCGAGCGCCACCACCTTGGGCTGCTGGGAGCTCAGGCCGCGCAGCGTCGCACGCCGCCCCACCAGATGCCGCAGGCTCCGCCGGGCCATGGGCGTCACTCACGCCCCATGTCCCGGTGGACGACCACCGTCTCCACGCCCCCGTCGGAGAGCCTGCGGGCGAGCTTCTCGGACATGGCGACGCTGCGGTGCTTGCCGCCGGTGCAGCCGACGGCCACGGTCACGTACCGCTTGCCCTCCCTGCGGTAGCCCGTCGCGATCAGCTGCAGCAACTCGGTGTAGCGGTCCAGGAACTCCTTGGCACCGGGCTGGTTGAAGACGTAATTGGAGACCTCCTCGCTGGTGCCCGTGTAGGGGCGCAGCTCGGGGACCCAGTGCGGGTTGGGCAGGAAGCGGCAGTCGACCACCAGGTCGGCGTCCACCGGCAGGCCGTACTTGTAGCCGAAGGACATGACCGTGGCGCGCAGTTCGGGCTCCTCGTCGCCCGCGAACCGGGCGTCCAGCTTGGCGCGCAGCTCGTGCACGTTGAGGCCGGAGGTGTCGATCACCAGATCGGCGTCGCCGCGCAGCTCGCGCAGCAGGTCGCGCTCGGCCGCGATGCCGTCCACGATGCGCCCGTCGCCCTGGAGCGGGTGGGGGCGGCGCACCGACTCGAAACGGCGCACCAAAGCCTCGTCCGACGCCTCCAGGAAGACGACCCGCCGGGAGACGTGGTAGGCCGCCAGGTCGGCCAGGGCTCCCTTGAGGTTGTCGAAGAAGTTGCGGCCGCGCACGTCGACCACGACGGCGATCCGCGCCACGTTGCCCTGGGAGCGGGCCCCGAGCTCGACCATCGTGGGGATCAGCTCGGGCGGCAGGTTGTCGACGACGAACCAGCCGAGGTCCTCCAGGCATTTGGCTGCGGTGCTGCGGCCGGCGCCCGACATCCCGGAGATGATCACCAGCTCCGGGATGGTCGCGCCCGCCTCCTCCGACTGGGCCGGGTCGAGGGTACTCACCACTGCTCCGTCTCCGCGCTGCTCGCGTTCCGCGCTCATGCTGTCATCCCCCGATGTGTCAATCTTCGTACCGATGGCGGTCTCGGCGCCATATTTCACTCATCTTCAACGATCTCACCGGTCGCGGTATTCACCGCCGGGCCGGTGGCGGCACCGGAGAGCGCCGCGGCCACCGTCTCCGCCGTCTTCCGGCCCACCCCCGGGACCTCGGAGATCTCCTCCACCGAGGCCGCCCGTAGCTTCTTGACCGAGCCGAAGTGCTTGAGCAGGGCCTTCTTGCGGGTCTCCCCCAGTCCGGGGACGGCGTCCAGCGGGCTGCCGCGCAGCCGCTTGCCGCGCTTGCCGCGCTGGTAGCGGATCGCGAAGCGGTGCGCCTCGTCGCGGACGCGCTGCAGCAGGTAGAGGCCCTCGCTGCTGCGCGGCAGCACCACCGGGTCGCTCTCGCCCGGCAGCCAGACCTCCTCCAGCCGTTTGGCCAGGCCGCAGACGGCGACATCGTCGATGCCGAGCTCCTCCAGCGCCGCCTGTGCGGCCGCCACCTGCGGTCGGCCACCGTCGACCACGATCAGTTGCGGAGGGTAGGCGAACTTCTTGGGGCGGCCGTCCTCGTCCCGGCCAGCGCCCCGGGCCGGCTGCCGGGCGGCGGCCGGCTCTCCCGTCTCGGGCGGCTCCGGGGCGGGGGCGCCGCTCCCGGGCGGCTCCGCGGCGGGTCCGGACTCGAGCTCACCGCCGAGCTCCTCGTCCGGCCACTCGCCGGTGCGCTGCTTCTCCACCAGATAGCGGCGGAAACGGCGGCTGACGACCTCGTGCATGGCGCGCACGTCGTCCTGCCCCGCGAAGGACTTGATCTGGAAGCGGCGGTACTCGCTCTTCCGCGCCAGCCCGTCCTCGAAGACCACCATGGAGGCCACCACATCGTCGCCCTGCAGATGCGAGATGTCGAAGCACTCGACGCGCAGCGGCGCCGAGTCCAGGTCGAGCGCCTCGGCGATCTCCTCCAGGGCCCGGGAGCGGGTGGTCAGGTCGGAAGCGCGTTTGGTCTTGTGCAGCACCAGGGCGTGCTGCGCGTTGCGGTCGACCGTCTCCATCAGGGCCCGCTTGTCGCCGCGCTGCGGCACCCGCAGGCTCACCTGCGCCCCGCGGCGCTCGGAGAGCCACTGCGCTATCGGTCCGGCCGGCTCGGGCAGCGCCGGGACCAGCACCTCCTTGGGCACACCGCCACTGCCGCCGCCGGTGGCCGCGTCCCCCTGCTCGGCGCCGTAGAGCTGCTGCAGCGCGTGTTCGACCAGTTCGGCGGTGCCGACGGCCTCGACCTTGTCGGTGACCCAGCCGCGCTGACCGCGCACCCGGCCGCCGCGGACGTGGAAGATCTGGACGGCCGCCTCCATCTCGTCCTCGGCCACCGCGATCAGGTCGGCGTCGGTGGCGTCGGCGAGCACCACCGCGTTCTTCTCCATGGCGCGCTTGAGCGCGTCGATGTCGTCGCGCAGCCGCGCCGCCCGCTCGTACTCCAGCTCCTCGGCGGCCTCCTGCATCTCCCGCTCCAGGCGGCGCAGGTGAGTACCGGTGTGCCCGGCCATGAAGTCGCAGAACTCCTCGGCGAGTTCGCGGTGCTCCCCGGGGGTGATCCGGCCCACGCAGGGCGCCGAGCACTTGCCGATGTAGCCGAGCAGGCAGGGCCGGCCGATCTGCGCCGACCGCTTGAAGACCCCTGCCGAGCAGGTGCGCACGGGGAAGACCCGCAGCATCAGGTCGACCGTCTCCCGGATGGCCCAGGCCTGCCCGTACGGGCCGAAGTAGCGCACGCCCTTCTTCTTGGGGCCGCGCATCACCTGGACGCGGGGGAACTCCTCGTTCATCGTCACCGCGAGCGACGGATAGCTCTTGTCGTCGCGGTACTTGACGTTGAACCGGGGCGCGAACTCCTGGATCCAGGTGTACTCGAGCTGGAGGGCCTCCACCTCGGTGCCGACGACCGTCCACTCGACGGAGGCGGCCGTCGTGACCATCGTGCGGGTGCGCGGGTGCAGCCCGGCGAGGTCCTGGAAGTAGTTGTTGAGCCGCTGGCGCAGGCTCTTCGCCTTGCCGACGTAGATCACCCGGCGGTGCTCGTCGCGGAAGCGGTAGACCCCGGGCGAGTCGGGGATCTCTCCCGGTTTCGGACGGTAGGTGGAGGGGTCTGCCATGTGACCCACCCTACTGGCGCCCGGTGACAGCGATCAGCGCGTGGCAGCGGGGGACGGGCGCGCCGCGGCGGTGCCGGGCGCCCGTCCCGGCACCGCCGCGCGGGCTACCAGCCGCGCTCGCGCCACTCGGCCAGGTGCGGACGCTCGGCACCCAGCGTCGTGTCACCGCCGTGGCCCGGGTAGACCCAGGTCTCGTCGGGGAGTCGGGCGAACAGTTTGGTCTCCACGTCGTCGATGAGCCGGGCGAAGTGGTCGGCGTCGCCGAAGGTGTTGCCCACCCCGCCCGGGAAGAGGCAGTCGCCGGTGAACAGGTGCGGGTGGCCGCTCGGGTCGTCGTAGACCAGGGCGATCGAGCCGGGAGTGTGCCCGGTCAGATGGCGCGCTGTCAGCTCGACCTCACCCACCCGCAGCGTGTCCCCGTCCTCCAGCGGCACGTCCGTGGGGACCGGGATGCCCTCCGCGTCGTACCGTCCGGCGCAGGTGCGGGCTCCGGTGGCGTCCACCACCTCCGCGAGCGCCTGCCAGTGATCGCCGTGCCGGTGTGTGGTGACGACGGAGGCGATGCCGTCGTCACCGATGAGCTCCAGCAGGGTGCCCGCGTCGTTCGCGGCGTCGATCAGGAGCTGCTCGCCGGTGGCCCGGCAGCGCAGCAGGTACGCGTTGTTGTCCATGGGGCCGACGGCGACCTTGGAGATCATCAGGTCCCGCAGCTCGTGCACGTCCGCGGGGCCGCCGACCTGTACCGTTCCGCTGTAAGGCATGCGCCAACCCTAGAGCGCGGGCAGTGCGGGCAGCGAACCCCGCGCCGAGAGGCCGCTGCCGTTGGTCCGGCCGGTCAGCCAGCCGACCAGCGCGACGGGGCTCCCGGCGACGACGAAGGGCCCCTCGCCGCCCGGTTCGGCGGCGCCGGTGCGCCAGCTCCTGCCGTCCTCCGCGCGCAGCTCGACGGCGACGGGGATGTCGGGGTGCCCGGCGAAGCGGCGCGCCATGTTGGCCAGCTCGCGGTCCACGAAGGAGCCCGGCAGGTCCTCCAGCGTGTAGCCGACCCCGAGGTCCACGTGGTGCAGCTCGACCTCGATCCAGCGGCGGAAGGGCAGCGAGGAGGCGAGGTCCGTCACACCGTTGCGGAGGGTGACGGTGCGGCTCCACTCCTCGTCGCCGAGGGCCGCGAAGCCGCGCTCCAGGCGGGCCGCGCTGGTGCGCACGTCGTCGGCGAGCGCCTCGGGGGAGCGGCCGGCCCCGTGCGCGATGTCCGCGTCGCGGGCCTCGGCACTGGCGTACATGGGTCGGCCGGCGAGCACGTTGACGAGCGCGTCGGCGTTGCGGGCGAGGTGGGTGAGCACGTGGGCGCGGGTCCAGCCGGGAAGGTGGGAGGGCTCGGCCGCCTCGGCCGCCGTCAGCCCGGCGGCAGCGGCGAGCAGGTGACCGGTCGCGCTCCGCAGGAGTTCGGTGTCGTGGACGGGCGTGGTCGCAGGCGTGGTCATGATCCAAAGCTACTGGCGTCCCTCGTTCGAGGGGAAGACAGCCGGATCCGCCGCGATTCGAATGAACGTGCTATATGGTCGAGCCCGGCTCCCGAACCCGAGGCGAACGACACTCCGGGCGGCGCCGTCCTACTCTTGGTCGGGGACTCCCGCTCGACGCGGGCTCCCCCTTCCCACACGAAAGGTGCCAACAGGCGTGGCCGACCGTCTTCTCGTCCGTGGCGCTCGCGAGCACAACCTCCGCAACGTCTCGATAGACCTCCCCCGCGACTCGCTCATCGTCTTCACGGGGCTCTCGGGCTCGGGCAAGTCCTCGCTCGCCTTCGACACGATCTTCGCGGAGGGCCAGCGGCGCTACGTGGAGTCGCTCTCCGCCTACGCACGGCAGTTCCTCGGGCAGATGGACAAGCCCGACGTGGACTTCATCGAAGGGCTCTCCCCCGCCGTCTCCATCGACCAGAAGTCGACCTCGCGCAACCCGCGGTCGACGGTCGGCACCATCACCGAGGTCTACGACTACCTGCGGCTGCTCTACGCCCGGATCGGCAAGCCGCACTGCCCCGTCTGCGGCCGCCCGATCGCCCGCCAGTCGCCGCAGGCCATCGTGGACAAGGTGCTCGGCCTGGAGGAGGGCAGCCGCTTCCAGGTGCTCTCGCCGCTGGTGCGCGAGCGCAAGGGCGAATTCGTCGACCTCTTCAACGAACTCCAGACCAAGGGCTACAGCCGCGCCCGGGTCGACGGGCGGACCGTCCAGCTGTCCGAGCCGCCGAAGCTGAAGAAGCAGGAGAAGCACACGATCGAGGTGGTCGTCGACCGCCTGACCGTCAAGGGCAGCGCCAAACGGCGGCTCACCGATTCGGTGGAGACGGCGCTCGGCCTCTCCGGCGGCATGATCATCCTCGACTTCGTCGACCTGGAGCCGGACGACCCGCAGCGCGAGCGGATGTACTCCGAGCACCTGTACTGCCCCTACGACGACCTCTCCTTCGAGGAGCTGGAGCCGCGCTCGTTCTCCTTCAACTCGCCCTTCGGCGCCTGCCAGGTGTGCACCGGCATCGGCACCCGGATGGAGGTCGATCCGGAGCTGATCGTCCCCGACGAGGACAAGTCGCTGGACGAGGGCGCGCTGCACCCGTGGTCGCACGGGCACACCAAGGAGTACTTCGGCCGTCTGATCGGCGCGCTGGCGGACGCGCTCGGGTTCCGTACCGACATCCCGTGGGCGGGTCTCCCGGCGCGGGCCAAGAAGGCCCTGCTGCACGGCCACAAGACCCAGGTCGAGGTCCGGTACCGCAACCGGTACGGCCGCGAGCGCGCCTACACGACCGCCTTCGAGGGCGTGGTCCCGTTCGTGAAGCGGCGGCACTCCGAGGCGGAGACCGACAGCAGCCGGGAGCGCTTCGAGGGCTACATGCGCGAGGTGAACTGCCCCGCCTGCGAGGGCACCCGGCTCAAGCCGCTGGTGCTGGCCGTCACCGTGCAGAACAAGTCCATCGCGGAGGTCTCCGCGATGTCGATCACCGAGTGCGCCGACTTCCTGCGCGAGATGACGCTGACCGGGCGCGACAAGCAGATCGCCGAACGGGTGCTCAAGGAGGTCAACGAGCGGCTCCGCTTCCTGGTGGACGTCGGTCTGGACTATCTGACGCTCAACCGGGCCGCCGGCACCCTCTCCGGCGGGGAGGCGCAGCGCATCCGGCTCGCCACCCAGATCGGGTCCGGGCTGGTCGGGGTGCTGTACGTGCTGGACGAGCCGTCCATCGGGCTGCACCAGCGCGACAACCACCGGCTGATCGAGACCCTGGTGCGGCTGCGCGACCTGGGCAACACCCTCATCGTCGTCGAGCACGACGAGGACACCATCAAGGCGTCCGACTGGGTGGTGGACATCGGCCCGGGAGCGGGCGAGCACGGCGGCAAGGTGGTGCACAGCGGCCCGTTGAAGGAGCTGCTGGCCAACGAGGACTCGGTGACCGGCGACTACCTGACCGGCAAGCGCGAGATCCCCACCCCCGAGGTGCGCCGTCCCGCCGACCCCGCACGGCAGTTGACGGTCCGCGGGGCGCGGGAGAACAACCTGCGCAACGTCGACGTCTCCTTCCCGCTCGGCGTGCTGACCGCCATCACGGGCGTGTCGGGCTCCGGGAAGTCGACGCTGGTC
It encodes the following:
- the rapZ gene encoding RNase adapter RapZ produces the protein MSAEREQRGDGAVVSTLDPAQSEEAGATIPELVIISGMSGAGRSTAAKCLEDLGWFVVDNLPPELIPTMVELGARSQGNVARIAVVVDVRGRNFFDNLKGALADLAAYHVSRRVVFLEASDEALVRRFESVRRPHPLQGDGRIVDGIAAERDLLRELRGDADLVIDTSGLNVHELRAKLDARFAGDEEPELRATVMSFGYKYGLPVDADLVVDCRFLPNPHWVPELRPYTGTSEEVSNYVFNQPGAKEFLDRYTELLQLIATGYRREGKRYVTVAVGCTGGKHRSVAMSEKLARRLSDGGVETVVVHRDMGRE
- the whiA gene encoding DNA-binding protein WhiA, which gives rise to MAMTPAVKDEISRLPVTRTCCRKSEVSSILRFAGGLHLVSGRIVIEAELDTGIAARRLRKDILEIFGHSSDLVVMAPSGLRRNSRYVVRVVAGGDQLARQTGLVDSRGRPIRGLPPQVVSGATCDAEAAWRGAFLAHGSLTEPGRSSSLEVTCPGPEAALALVGAARRLQIAAKAREVRGVDRVVVRDGDAIGALLTRLGAHESVLAWEERRMRREVRATANRLANFDDANLRRSARAAVAAGARVQRALEILGEEVPEHLAAAGRLRMEHKQASLEELGALADPPLTKDAVAGRIRRLLAMADKRAQDLGIPGTESNLSEEMVG
- the yvcK gene encoding uridine diphosphate-N-acetylglucosamine-binding protein YvcK, with the protein product MARRSLRHLVGRRATLRGLSSQQPKVVALGGGMGLSASLTALRRITGDLTAVVTVADDGGSSGRLRDELGVLPPGDLRKALAALCGDDEWGRTWAQVVQHRFESRGDLHEHAVGNLLIVALWEQLGDHVQALDLVGKLLGAHGRVLPMSAVPLELRASVRGHDPARPDELSIVRGQATVALTRGEVQEVHLVPSDPPAVSEAVRAVLDADWVVLGPGSWFSSVIPHLLVPELLEALTETKARKVLSLNLAPQPGETDGFSPQRHLEVLGRHAPKLTFDVVLADQDAVPDQDSLSEAADQLGGRVELAPVAAAGGAARTESGEGTPRHDPELLAAAYDRIFRMHGRIGPWR
- a CDS encoding maleylpyruvate isomerase family mycothiol-dependent enzyme, producing MTTPATTPVHDTELLRSATGHLLAAAAGLTAAEAAEPSHLPGWTRAHVLTHLARNADALVNVLAGRPMYASAEARDADIAHGAGRSPEALADDVRTSAARLERGFAALGDEEWSRTVTLRNGVTDLASSLPFRRWIEVELHHVDLGVGYTLEDLPGSFVDRELANMARRFAGHPDIPVAVELRAEDGRSWRTGAAEPGGEGPFVVAGSPVALVGWLTGRTNGSGLSARGSLPALPAL
- a CDS encoding MBL fold metallo-hydrolase, yielding MPYSGTVQVGGPADVHELRDLMISKVAVGPMDNNAYLLRCRATGEQLLIDAANDAGTLLELIGDDGIASVVTTHRHGDHWQALAEVVDATGARTCAGRYDAEGIPVPTDVPLEDGDTLRVGEVELTARHLTGHTPGSIALVYDDPSGHPHLFTGDCLFPGGVGNTFGDADHFARLIDDVETKLFARLPDETWVYPGHGGDTTLGAERPHLAEWRERGW
- the gap gene encoding type I glyceraldehyde-3-phosphate dehydrogenase, with product MTIRVGINGFGRIGRNYFRALLDQGADIQIVGVNDLTDNATLVHLLKYDSVLGRLPYQVGHTEDTITVGKQTFRTMAEKDPANLPWGELGADIVIESTGIFTKRDDAAKHLSAGAKKVLISAPAKEEDITVVMGVNEDKYDPARHDVISNASCTTNCVAPMAKIMDESFGIERGLMTTVHAYTNDQRILDFPHKDLRRARAAAENIIPTTTGAAKATALVLPHLKGRLDGISMRVPVPTGSVIDLVLDLKRETTKDEINAAFKKAADGRLQGIVDYTEDQIVSSDIVNQPPSCTFDASLTMVDGNQAKIIGWYDNEWGYSNRLVDLTSYVGSQL
- the uvrA gene encoding excinuclease ABC subunit UvrA, giving the protein MADRLLVRGAREHNLRNVSIDLPRDSLIVFTGLSGSGKSSLAFDTIFAEGQRRYVESLSAYARQFLGQMDKPDVDFIEGLSPAVSIDQKSTSRNPRSTVGTITEVYDYLRLLYARIGKPHCPVCGRPIARQSPQAIVDKVLGLEEGSRFQVLSPLVRERKGEFVDLFNELQTKGYSRARVDGRTVQLSEPPKLKKQEKHTIEVVVDRLTVKGSAKRRLTDSVETALGLSGGMIILDFVDLEPDDPQRERMYSEHLYCPYDDLSFEELEPRSFSFNSPFGACQVCTGIGTRMEVDPELIVPDEDKSLDEGALHPWSHGHTKEYFGRLIGALADALGFRTDIPWAGLPARAKKALLHGHKTQVEVRYRNRYGRERAYTTAFEGVVPFVKRRHSEAETDSSRERFEGYMREVNCPACEGTRLKPLVLAVTVQNKSIAEVSAMSITECADFLREMTLTGRDKQIAERVLKEVNERLRFLVDVGLDYLTLNRAAGTLSGGEAQRIRLATQIGSGLVGVLYVLDEPSIGLHQRDNHRLIETLVRLRDLGNTLIVVEHDEDTIKASDWVVDIGPGAGEHGGKVVHSGPLKELLANEDSVTGDYLTGKREIPTPEVRRPADPARQLTVRGARENNLRNVDVSFPLGVLTAITGVSGSGKSTLVNDILYTHLARELNGAKAVPGRHTRVEGDDLVDKVVHVDQSPIGRTPRSNPATYTGVFDHVRKLFAETTEAKVRGYQQGRFSFNVKGGRCENCAGDGTIKIEMNFLPDVYVPCEVCHGARYNRETLEVHYKGKNIAEVLDMPIEQALDFFEAVPGIARHLRTLNDVGLGYVRLGQSAPTLSGGEAQRVKLASELQKRSTGRTVYVLDEPTTGLHFEDIRKLIGVLEGLVEKGNSVMVIEHNLDVIKTADWVVDLGPEGGNGGGLVVAEGTPEQVAAVPASHTGKFLRDVLGDRVSDASVPAGPAAGKAPARKTAARKAPAKKTGAKKAPAKKATAKKASRKP
- the uvrC gene encoding excinuclease ABC subunit UvrC, which produces MADPSTYRPKPGEIPDSPGVYRFRDEHRRVIYVGKAKSLRQRLNNYFQDLAGLHPRTRTMVTTAASVEWTVVGTEVEALQLEYTWIQEFAPRFNVKYRDDKSYPSLAVTMNEEFPRVQVMRGPKKKGVRYFGPYGQAWAIRETVDLMLRVFPVRTCSAGVFKRSAQIGRPCLLGYIGKCSAPCVGRITPGEHRELAEEFCDFMAGHTGTHLRRLEREMQEAAEELEYERAARLRDDIDALKRAMEKNAVVLADATDADLIAVAEDEMEAAVQIFHVRGGRVRGQRGWVTDKVEAVGTAELVEHALQQLYGAEQGDAATGGGSGGVPKEVLVPALPEPAGPIAQWLSERRGAQVSLRVPQRGDKRALMETVDRNAQHALVLHKTKRASDLTTRSRALEEIAEALDLDSAPLRVECFDISHLQGDDVVASMVVFEDGLARKSEYRRFQIKSFAGQDDVRAMHEVVSRRFRRYLVEKQRTGEWPDEELGGELESGPAAEPPGSGAPAPEPPETGEPAAARQPARGAGRDEDGRPKKFAYPPQLIVVDGGRPQVAAAQAALEELGIDDVAVCGLAKRLEEVWLPGESDPVVLPRSSEGLYLLQRVRDEAHRFAIRYQRGKRGKRLRGSPLDAVPGLGETRKKALLKHFGSVKKLRAASVEEISEVPGVGRKTAETVAAALSGAATGPAVNTATGEIVEDE